The following DNA comes from Nicotiana sylvestris chromosome 10, ASM39365v2, whole genome shotgun sequence.
agtgctgacgacccccgatatcttcaaatcaatgtttccatctttcctgggaaataccagaagtcccagaaacgttatcatgaacgccacccgtctgtgctcgtcccacttctgacgaactcctttgctgcacagtttgttgattggattattgaatcccccctcgtgaccgtatctatcatatatgaagcatggagtacagaatccggctgctagatccgggttgtggactgttctaggtattttcaatgaatccaggaaccgatgtactgtgacgactcttggggcgaccaagtatttttccctcagcggaagttcagtattcccgatgtatccggccatttcttctaaagttggggtgagctcaaaatcagagaaatggaaaacattgtgcgccgggtcccaataggtaaccaaagctcttatgatatctccccgaggctggatttccaacagacccacaagacctttcagatttttcttaacctcattttgcccttcaacacctagatcattccaccatagccgtaacttgatagggattttggtcattattgaaaaatgttcattttgcatcgtgctcatcctgcacatttattaaggtgattttaacaaaaatgactgactcaaaatattttacagaggggaccaagctttgaacacggcctttaagcacttcggggaagaagattttaaggctgtgtgggtctaaaaatgctaaggaaaacccaaaagtggctatttatgcaaagtcaaccttccggcgtccctttcgggaacattcggctattcatgtcaaaaacagcatcacctgacttatttatgactctttaaaaatttgaaacatatttttttttgattttggctattttagcaaaatgggggttgaacccgacgagggttgcctacgtatctcacatccggtgagaatcaaaccggcgtagttcggggtatCGTAACATAggaaaaaaaaatcgaataaacctagaaatcaggaatgcgtttttttttttttacattttttttgaaaagagataaagattaaagaaactatatatttttttttttttttttttttttttatatattattattatttttgtttaagaaaaatttggactattagtctgaattcataaaaggggtattacgaaagaaacaactcatcatttttttgaattatgaattttgattttttttttacttttttttttttacttttaaaataaataccctttctttttttttgattttgaaagtgataaaagaaaatttttatatatttttttttaatgactctcaataaacaagacagttttttttaggaaaatttcggcaaggttttgacactacttggacattggttttattttccaaaattaagtaattatctcccctacgctgctattttcccttcttttttttttaggaaccggtcgacatgcggaatcgaagcaaataaatgcacaacacagataggaatgcagcatgatggtcttttccatttcaggttgcctgtcctagacggacccaacccctgtgttgagtcccctaagtcaaatgcaatatgatgcaaataagcgttcctactagggatccggcatgaagtttcgttatactaggtttaaaccttggtatttgttctagactgtgtacccgagcggacaactcgagtcgaggagggggctacgtaccggggacccgcgagatcgtccggctttgtaacttgtccgacctctttcttatttcaggtattgacactaacagaatagggagtctcgaccagcgagcttctccccggaggtaagaaaagaagggtttcggcacagtttatatacagttcagataatatcaaaagcggtaaaagacaacatttagcacttttatgcaaaacatgtaataaagatcagataataagccagatataacaattattctaagctcgaattcttgaaccctgaaccagtggttctgggttcgttgtccccagcggagtcgccagagctgtcacacctcctttttgcgcgccccgccccgaggggtaagatgcgcgaggccggggtattggataggggggtagggtaaggattcgggcttatatagttagtgggtgggtcgatctcaaccgttagatcaatctagatctacggtttggatctgatggtcttaagtgaaacggtgtcgtttcaaatgttgagggtttgggtttggtccgggtgtaaacgggtcgggtttgttgatgggttatggggattgatcttggccgttgatcactctgagatcaacggcccagatcaggcacgactcaaacgacgtcgtttggacgtcctgggcatcaggtgacctgggccgggcaggcctgggtcttgggctgtttgtttgggccaattttgttaaaattggcccaagtccggaaggggtcttttattttttttttattttttttattattttttcttcttttctgatttattttaaaacaaagctaagccaaaaaatcaaattaaaattaaatacacactcaaatacaattatttgcacacatactaaaatacttcaaaaccggtaaagtcaaaccaaataaaatcacggacgaaaatgcctattcacgattttctatttaacgaccgaattacggtttgaattacgcaggacacatatatatttttgaattttattttaataaagtaaataaataagaatgggccaaaatcacaaataaatccacaaggtgccgcacagaaatccgaaattgtacagcggggccaattatatatttttttatttctttttggagcgattgtcgtgtgaagcaaaaatcacgtgctcacagctgcccctctttgttcggaaacacgaagggttttcgtgcaaagatcaagtgagcgtgtatgagcgatttttgcctatagaccactccgtatgaagcattttttgaaagatctgaccgaatctttcaTCTGGATATAATATTTTTGTCGCAAAATATAAGTTTATATGTAAACTttactaaaattataataaataacatatctaaacccataattttaaaaatattataataacatattttaaaatattttaaaaatgttattttaaaaataacatattttaaaCCCATAAGTTTAGTGATAATTCATCACCTCTAAATATTAAACCCATAGAAGGCGGTTTAACATAATTGGTGGATTAAAGCCAAACTCTAATGAGAGGCTTTTCCTATTAGTCCCTTACTTTGTTGGCCTTACATTTGAGCCGCCAGATCATTACTTTATTGGCCTTACCAGATCATATCAAGTAAAATATAGAATGAAACACATGAACATAAAAAATGAAAAGGGCAACgtgaaagaaaaataagattTGATACTTCTCATTTCTATCAAGTTAAGAAAGGAATTTCAAAAACTAAAGAGGAGTTTGTATTAGTTTAGATATTTCTACTCAGTAACACTACAATAATTATAACTATATCTCAGTCTTATACAAATTAAAGTCGATTATATGAATCCTCACTTTTTTCTTTAAGTTGAACGCAATATCATtattatactaaataaaataaaataaaataaaaaattatcccAAAACgctaaaataaactaaaaattttATGGGTATAAGGCAAAGAAATCATAAAGAATAGCGGGGACAAGTAATGAACATGTTGGaaccttttttttcttctgaaaCGGGGAATTGCATTAATAATAGTTAATAGATTACAGGATAGTGTACTGACTGGATAGAGTTAGTGACAATTACATCAAAATCTAATTGCATGAAAGTAAAAGGAGGAGGGTCTTCAAAAAGTATGATATTTTGTATAGgtgaatgtcacgacccaaaatccactaagggtcgtgatggcgccgggcAAGCTAACGTGGAAAATACTAAATaaactttcatttacctttacTCAAAATATAGTTGAAATAATTCTTTAAGTTGGACTAGAAATCAGAAATGATTTAACAAAGTCATAATAATCATACAACCCCAAAATGATACAgcctactaatgtgtgtgccaagacctagtgtcacaagttgtgggcaactagtagaatacacaaaagaaacaCACTATCCTACTATCCGAAacagaatagacagcaaaaaAAACATAAGAAAGACTTCTTCAGGCTGTTGAACGACATGGGAGGGAAGcagctcaccgtagaagtctcgaGTCCGCTCCGGGAtacgcaccagactgatagccagatacacctgcctcagatcctgtacaattaagtacagaagtgtagtatgagtacataaacaatatgtaccccgtaagtatcacgtctaatctcgaaaaagtatagacgagaggtcgacttgatactcaCTAGGGTCAAATGATATGAGAAAGAATATGTAACAAGCATGGATAGCACGGTTTATTAGAATTTTAGGACAAGAGTTAAcaattttttttccaattaataTCATGGGTATCCATTTATATTTTAAGGCATATGAGTTCGGTCCACAGAGAAATAATAAGTAAAGCATGCGCAAGAAATACCGAgggacgtacggcccgatccaacataaaagtaaattgtgcactgccgagggccGAACGGCtcgaatcatagatgcatctatttccaTGCTCGCGAATTACACATGCGAcgcagtcaaatataaataagCTCATCAACAAGaagacgtatatatatatatatatctgaggAGTAGTTATTCACAGAAATATCcaaattttctttaaaaagacCAAACAGGATAAGGTTCCCCCACCAGTCTCATTTACCTTAATCAATATAATTTATACGAATCCAAACTTAAcatcaagttacaagaatatcacatagagcatgcttttgggtcctagactacccggacttaacataatagtcgctacgcacggactctcgtcacctagtgcatatGTAGCCCCCACATATAATATCAATTAATAAAATTATTACACGTATGgaaacaattccctcttacaaggttagaaaggagactcactaGTTGAAtgaggtaagaactagtcaatgtaggttcacaagatcgaattctagctatttaagcaattccCCAACCTTTAACACatgtttcctaaaatccgaccttGGGCCCACATGCCCagattccaaaaaatttcgaaggaagttgttctctacaaCTTAGGGAtcgataatatatgatttctaatttattccatagcaaatttcgtggttaaatctaacttttactaaaaccctaggtttttgctctaatcccatgatttcaccttaatactagtgtttaatctacccaAGACAAAATcattaaactagaaataggtagaacacacttacctcaagatgctaggtgaagattttctctcaaaagctctaaaatcgccaaTGAAAGAGTGAAAAAGTGATAAAAATGGCTTacaacccgtattaaatgaacctcactgccttagtgatttccgcatctgcggtctggGGACCGCATTTGCGATCCCGCATCTGCGAAAAATGGATCGCATCTACAAAATGGGCCAAAAGAGTTGGGACCGCTTCTATGACTTGGGAGCCGCTTTTGCGGTTCCTGGCCTGGCCTGCCCTGGGCCATTTCTGTGATGGAAGGACAGCATCTGCGCTCTCCCACCTGCGGTCCaccaactgcaggtgcggttatgacagaagcagcagcttcagctCTTCCCAAAAAATTTTACTTCACTAGAGCCTCGtctgattgacgctcggggctcccgagccctgcccgaacataccgacaagtccaaaatcacgagACGGACCTACCCAAACCTTCGAAACACCTTAAACAAAGCTAAATCTAGGAATCACCTCTAAaacaaaatgaatcaaacttatgaacttcacgttcttaattttcctctaacgggccaaaatgcccttaaactactcggattgactcCCAATTTTAtaggcaagtcttaaatgatatttcggaccTGTATCGGGATttggaaccaacatacgagcctgatacctaTGAAATCAATCATTAATCAGTTTCTTTAATCCTTAAAACTtcagattaacaatttctaataaaaattcattactcgggctagggaccatggaattctattccgggcatacacccaggtCCCATAGTTTCTCacagacccttcgggaccgtcaaatcatgaatccgggtccgtttacttaaaatgttgaccaaagtcaaacttagtcttttaagaaaattctaacggatcaaatgggcatatttcactccaaactcttccaaatcccgaatcaaccgtccccgcaagtcggaaattagctaaagcaagcaCGGGAAGTTTTATTTTAGGGAAATGGgttctaaaaggaaaaatgatcgggcgggtcgttacattctacacctcttaaacaaacgttcgtcctcgaatggacatagaaaagtacctgagctactgaataaatgtggatatctaCTTTGCATGTCCttctcggactcccaagtcgcctcctcgactggttggcccctccactggaccctcgccgcagaaatcctcttggacctcaactggcgatcctgtctatcaataatggtaactagctcctcctcataacccaaactctcatccagctgaatagtactgaagtccaacacatgggacaagtcggcatgatacttctgaagcatcgatacatgaaaaaccAGGTGAACCCCCGATAGGCTGGGGGGTAAAGAAAGCTCataggcaacctccccaactcgcctcaacacctcaaagggaccaataaaccttgggctcaactttcccttcttcccgaacctcataatgcctttcattggtgagactttcaagaggaccttctcaccaaccatgaatgatacatcgcgcgccttctgatccgcgtagctcttctgtctggactgagctgtgtgaAGCCTCTCCTGGATCAACTTCACCTTGTCCAAGGAATCCTGTACCAAATCGgtaccgtataacttagcctcactagGCTCAAACCACTCAATAGGAGAACGACAACGTCggccatataaagcctcgtatggagccatccatatgctggactgatagctgttgttgtacgcaaactccgcaaacggaaagaactgatcccactgccctccaaagtcaatcacacatgttCTAGTCATATGCTCTAAAATCTAaactgtccgctccgactgcccgtcagtctaaggatgaaatgctgtgctaaGCTCTActcgggtccccaactcactctgaacggTTCTCcaaaaatgggaagtgaactgcaAGCCTctgtctgatatgatggaaacaggcacaccgtgcaaccggactatctcccgaatgtagatCTAAGCATACCTCTCTGTTGTGTATGTAGTCGCCACTAGAATGAAGTGGGCCGACTTGGTCAACttgtcaacaatgacccatactgaatCAAACTTCCACAAAGTCCGGGGTAACAccactacgaaatccatggtaatgcgctcccacttccactccggtataggcatctgctgaagtaggccacccggcctctaatgttcatacttgacctgctggcaattcaaacacttagccacatattccactatgtctttcttcatcctctgccaccaataatgctgcctcaagtcacaatacatcttcgtagcacccagatgaatggaataccgcgaactatatgcctcctctagaatcctctcccccAGGCCATCAATATTAGGAACACACAAAtgaccctggagtcgcaaaacaccatcctctccaatagaaacctccttggcacttcCCTGAAGTACCGTCTCTTTGAGaaccgccaaatgtggatcatcgaactgcccggccttgatctgccccaataatgaagactgagtaACCAAACACGCAAGAACTCGGCTaggctctgaaatgtccaacctcacaagtctattAGCCAAGAACTGAATGTCTAAAGCTAGCGGCCTCTCCGCTgttggaatgaatgccaagctacccatattctctgcctttctgctcaaggcatccgcgaccacaattgcctttcccggatgataaagaatagtgatgtcataatcctttagtaactcaagccacctgcactgcctcaaattaagatccctctgccTGAATATATGctgcaagctgcgatgatcagtatagacctaacatgacaccccatacagataatgtcttCATATTTTATGGGCATGAACAATCAcggccaactctagatcgtgcacgggataattcttctcatgaaccttcagctgacgcgaagcatatgcaataacgcacctctcctgcatcaatacacatcccaagccaatgtgtgaagcatcgcaatataaCGTATACGTCCCCGAGCCGGTAGGCAATACAAGAACTGGtattgtagtcaaagttgtcttgagcttctgaaagctatcCTCATAGTCATCAGACCAACGGAAAGGAGCAcatttctgggtcaatctagtcaaaggtgatgcaatagataagaagccctgcacgaatcgtctgtagtaacctgctaaccccaggaaactcctaatcTCGGTCACTGAGGTAGggcgtggccaactctgaactacctcgatcttcttgggatctaccttaataccctctcctgacacaacatgccccaagaatgccaccgactctagccaaaactcgcacatggagaacttagcatatagcttctgctctcgcaaggtctgaagcactactcttaAATGCTGTTTGTGCTCCCCCAAGCTACGGGAGTATATCatgatgtcatcaatgaagacgatgatgAATGAATGAATATAGGGcctgaacaccctgttcatcaagtccataaatgttgctggggtattagtcaagccaaaggacatcaccaaaaactcataatggccatatctagtccggaatgcagtcttcggaacatctgagtcccgaatcttcagctgatggtaccttgacctcaagtctatcttagagaataccctagcaccctgcaactggttgaacaaatcatcgatacgaggcaacaggtccttgttcttgatggtgactttgttcaactgggggtaatcaatgcacatccgcatagtctcatccttcttcttcacaaataacaccggtacaccccaaggtgatacactgggcctaagAAACCCCCTCgttaacaactcctcaagctgctctttcaactctttcaactctttagGAGCCATACAgtacggtggaatagatataggctgggtgcctggagccaaatcaatacagaaatcaatatcatgatccggtggcatgcccggaagatcaaaAGGAAACACATTGGCGAACTCCTGAACTACTGGAACTAAATAAATCGTCGGAGACTCTACGGTAGTGTctcgaacataagctagataagccaaacaccccttctcgaccatatgccgagccttcaagAAGGAAATAACCCGACTAGGTGTATCAAATGTGGaccccttccactccaaccttggcAACCTCGGCATCACTAGTgaaatagtcttggcatggcaatctaggacggcatgatatggagatagccaatccatgcccaggatgacctcaaaatcgatcatatcaagcaacaaaagatctgctctagtctcgaaaccacggaatgtgaccacacatgaccggtagatctgatccacaaccacagaatcacccacaagagtggacacatgaacaggagtgcccaaaggctcaggagaaataaccagaaaacgagcaaacagagatgatacatataaATAAGTAGACTCTgggtcaaataatatcaaagcatcTCTACCACCGACgaagataatacctgtgatgacggaaTCTGAGGCcagaggccaatgcatctggcctggCCAGAAGGGCGTAGAATCTGGATAGAGCAccagttggctggcctccacctgactgagaaatagttggctgacctctccctgcctAGCCTCCACATCTAGGACAACCCCTACTAGTctgccctccacctctaggtggcgGGGCAGCCGGTGCTGGAATCATAGGCTGCCGACCCTGCTGCACTGCCTTACCCCAAAGTCTGGGGCaggtcctcttcatgtgacccggATCTCCACACTCGTAGCATACTCTCGGTACCATAGCATGTTGCCCTGAAGTCTGAGCCTGGTGATCCGAATACCCACTGGGAGAACCTTGGATGGCTGGTGAGCGATACAAACTCTCTGGAACGGCACTGAAGTGAGCACTGGAAGAATCCTGATAACCAGAATACCCGCCataggaaccctgaatagctggtgggcggtaagaactctccgCCATCGCACTGAAATAGGGCTTCACTCGAGCACCCTGGGGAGGGGGTGATGGTGCTGAATACGGGGGCATGCTGGGCTGACTCCTCCCGAACTGATATCTACCCCTAACTAGGGTGCCTCTGAACTCTCCTAAAAATTGGGCCCTCTTGTCCTGCTAAATCttctctctacccctctggcgatacccctcaatcctgcgagcaatctctaccactagctggtactcagtacccatctccacctctcgagCCATGCCAGCTCGAATACTGGGGTGCAACCCCGCGACAAATCTCCGCACTCTCTCTTCATctgtgggaagtatcatgagtgcatggcgagacagcTCAGAAAACGTCACCTCATAATCGGTCATAGACATCTGACCCTCctcaagatgctcaaactgataccgtagctcttccctctcagGGGGTGGAATGTACCTATCCAACAACAACTGTGcgaactgaccccaagtgaggGGGGGAGAACCTACTGGCCTACCTAgaacataggactgccaccatcaacgggccctgccctcaaactgaaaagtagtgaagtcaactccatgcgactccaatatcctcatgtgtgcagtctgtccctgcacctatctaTGAAGTCCTAAGCATCCTTATGACGCTCACCCCCGAAGACCGGAGGGTGAatcctagtccatctatccaataacttctgcAGATCGCCATCCGCAGCTGGTCTGGCTGGGGTGCCACTGCAGCAACTGCTGGAGCCCCATCtgcgggtagtgcacccggagtcgGATACAGTGCAGCTGCATGACcaagagcctgagcagtaggggtctgtgctccccctccttcCTGTGATGTAActggatctgctggaaataaaccagcctgagtcatagaatccatgaaccgcagtacacggcccatgacctcctggaatcccAGTGCTGTCATAATGTCTGTCGGGGTAGGACCAGCTGCAGGCACCTCAACCTGCTCCTCGATAGTAGGATCTCCTgcaggatctgctggtggtactaCTGGAATAGCTCTGGGATGCTCTCGTCCCCTACCACGGGTCGAtaccctcccccggcctctacctcagcctctagcaatGGGGGAGCAACTCCGCCCAGGTCTAGAACATCAGttgtgcgtgtcctcaccatctgtgagagaatagaaaagggaaatttagtataccaaccactgcacgataggaaatgaataaagagtagttttcctaatacctatagcctctcgaagataagtacatacgtctctgtaccgatctacaaaactctattaggtttgcccatgatttgtgagacctaagtgaacctactgctctgataccatgttgtcacgaaccaaaatccactaagggtcatgatggtgcccaacaccagtgtcgggcaagccaacgcggaaaatactaaataaactttcatttacctttacTCAAAATATAGTTGAAATAATTCTTTAAGTTGGACTAGAAATCAGAAATGATTTAACAAAGtcaaaataatcatacaaccccAAAATGATACAGTCTTCTAATGTGTGtgtcaagacctggtgtcacaagctgtgggcaactagtagaatacacaaaagaaacacactatcctactgtccgaaatagaataCACAGCAAAAAAATACATATGAAAGACTTCTTCAGGCTGCTGAACGGCATGGGAGGGAAGCAGCTCACCATAGAAGTCTCGAGTCCGCTTTAGGATAcacaccagactgatagccagatacaCATGCATCAGATCCTGTACACttaagtacaaaagtgtagtatgagtacataaataatatgtaccccaTAAGTAtcatgtctaatctcgaagaagtagagacgagaggtcgacttgatactcaCTAGGGT
Coding sequences within:
- the LOC138879303 gene encoding uncharacterized protein — encoded protein: MAESSYRPPAIQGSYGGYSGYQDSSSAHFSAVPESLYRSPAIQGSPSGYSDHQAQTSGQHAMVPRVCYECGDPGHMKRTCPRLWGKAVQQGRQPMIPAPAAPPPRGGGQTSRGCPRCGG